In Bacteroidota bacterium, one DNA window encodes the following:
- a CDS encoding OmpA family protein, producing MNRILTLLLVGTCAILLSRPASAQIDILGKISGEVDKKVDESVDDALHPKKKTDEKKTDDKKDDQSKQSSSNTGTASNTTTSAQAFKAYNNYDFKPGETVIFSDDFRDDVDGEFAAHWNLDAGQAVVNTINGERAFLLTDGNYAIVSPRLKTKSYLSDPFTIEFDYYQANSSQWAPMIRFEASDGSSPAVYFGKQVHTGSFPHDLEGNDIADDETYYGKWHHGAIIYKNDQLKAYVDNVRALVVPHCDFTPVSVTFGGIGDQNVPITFKNVRIAGGGSQNMIGNIMTDGKFVTHGITFDVAKATLRPESMGVLNEIAKFLKENGAIHVEIDGYTDSDGDANSNVRLSDDRAGAVKTQLVAMGIDASRMSTKGFGSKNPIAPNNTPEGKAMNRRVEFVKQ from the coding sequence ATGAACCGTATCCTGACTCTTTTGCTCGTGGGCACATGTGCCATACTGCTGTCGCGCCCCGCATCTGCGCAAATCGATATTCTTGGGAAGATCAGCGGCGAGGTAGATAAGAAGGTCGACGAATCGGTCGACGATGCGTTGCACCCAAAGAAGAAGACCGACGAGAAAAAAACCGACGACAAGAAGGACGATCAGAGCAAACAATCGTCGTCAAATACGGGCACTGCATCGAATACGACGACTTCTGCGCAAGCATTCAAAGCATACAATAATTACGATTTCAAACCGGGCGAAACGGTGATTTTCTCCGACGATTTCCGCGACGACGTCGACGGCGAGTTCGCAGCGCACTGGAATCTCGACGCGGGGCAAGCTGTCGTCAACACCATCAATGGCGAACGCGCATTCTTGCTCACCGACGGCAACTATGCAATTGTTTCGCCACGCCTCAAAACCAAAAGCTATCTCTCGGACCCGTTCACGATCGAGTTCGATTATTACCAGGCCAACTCGAGCCAATGGGCCCCGATGATCCGTTTCGAGGCGTCCGATGGGTCAAGCCCGGCGGTGTATTTCGGCAAACAAGTCCACACCGGCTCATTCCCGCACGACCTGGAAGGCAACGACATCGCCGACGACGAGACATACTACGGCAAGTGGCATCACGGCGCGATCATTTACAAGAACGATCAGCTCAAAGCATACGTCGATAACGTTCGCGCGCTGGTCGTCCCACATTGCGATTTCACGCCGGTGAGCGTAACGTTCGGCGGCATTGGCGATCAGAATGTACCAATCACGTTCAAGAATGTCCGCATTGCCGGCGGCGGTTCGCAGAACATGATCGGCAACATCATGACCGACGGCAAGTTCGTCACGCACGGCATTACCTTCGATGTCGCCAAGGCAACGCTGCGCCCCGAAAGCATGGGTGTGCTCAATGAGATCGCGAAGTTTCTCAAAGAGAACGGAGCCATCCACGTCGAGATCGATGGTTACACCGATAGCGATGGCGATGCAAACTCGAACGTCCGGCTTTCGGACGACCGCGCAGGCGCGGTCAAAACACAGCTCGTTGCCATGGGTATCGATGCGTCA